Proteins encoded by one window of Acidobacteriota bacterium:
- a CDS encoding OmpA family protein — protein MSRRRAGWVSLMGAGALLFAAMLAAPGCASSRKKVEEVPQTVEAVVEAEPAEPETIGYVEARPWSATQGETVEFVVGATAGRKARVHVSPVGGGPEHVVELTDDGNGRYTGRWTIPDDLAPGAYRVEAELTETTTGEPVKLTSSRTLSVAAAVRGPTLADCQRVRDELAKTFVHFAFDKSDLDETAQAILAGIAEKIAGVKERVTGLTVVGHCDSRGTIEYNLALGARRAAAVRDALSARPDLRWLSIETLSMGEEKPLIPNARTEAEHAQNRRAEFRLSCGG, from the coding sequence ATGAGCCGACGCCGGGCCGGATGGGTTTCCCTGATGGGAGCGGGAGCGCTCCTGTTCGCCGCCATGCTCGCGGCGCCGGGCTGCGCCAGCAGCCGCAAGAAGGTCGAGGAGGTTCCCCAGACCGTCGAAGCGGTGGTCGAAGCGGAACCGGCCGAGCCGGAGACCATCGGCTATGTCGAAGCCCGTCCCTGGTCGGCGACCCAAGGGGAGACGGTGGAATTCGTCGTCGGCGCCACCGCGGGCCGCAAGGCGCGCGTGCACGTGAGCCCGGTCGGGGGCGGTCCCGAGCACGTCGTCGAACTCACCGACGACGGCAACGGCCGCTACACGGGCCGATGGACGATCCCCGACGACCTGGCTCCGGGCGCCTACAGGGTCGAGGCCGAGCTCACCGAGACCACGACCGGCGAGCCGGTCAAGCTGACGTCCTCGAGGACCCTGAGCGTCGCCGCCGCCGTGCGCGGGCCGACGCTGGCCGACTGCCAGCGCGTGCGCGACGAGTTGGCGAAGACCTTCGTCCACTTCGCCTTCGACAAGTCGGATCTTGACGAGACGGCGCAGGCGATCCTGGCCGGGATCGCGGAGAAGATCGCCGGTGTGAAGGAGCGCGTGACCGGGCTGACGGTGGTGGGGCACTGCGACTCGCGCGGGACGATCGAGTACAACCTCGCCCTGGGAGCGCGGCGCGCCGCCGCGGTCCGCGACGCCCTCAGTGCCCGCCCCGACCTTCGCTGGCTGTCGATCGAGACGCTCAGCATGGGCGAGGAGAAGCCGCTGATTCCCAACGCCCGCACCGAGGCCGAGCACGCCCAGAATCGGCGGGCGGAGTTCCGGCTCTCCTGCGGCGGCTGA